The DNA sequence CTGCGGGCGGGAGAGAGAGGGCGAAGCCTCCCTGTCCTTTGCCGCAGCGCTCGCTGCCGTCGGCAATGCGGGCAGGAGCCTGCGTATCGAACTCCGCGAGGGTGGACGACTTCCCGCCCGGTGCATCGATGCCCTGAACGAAAAGGGCTGGAAGGAGGAGAAGCTCTGGTTCCACTGCGACCCGGAGTTGACCGGCCCCGGGGCTGTCGGGGCACTGCGGGATGCCTTTCCCGCCGCTCTCATGCAGGTCCCCGGCGATGCTGTTGCCCTCGCGCTCCAGGAGGGAGAGGAGCATGCCTGCGGGGCGGTCGCCGCGGCACGGGCCCTCGGGGCAGAACGTCTCTCCTTTCGTTTTACGACGCCAAATCTCGCGGACACCCTCGATTTTCTGGACCGCTGCGGCATGACGGCGGACATACGCAGGGAAACGGAGCTCGACGATTTCCTGCGAAGCGTCCTTCTGATGCCCGCATCCGTCGCTTCGGACTTCCGCTTCCCTCCGGGATGGGATTTTGCCGGAAGAACCGAATGAAGAAAAGAGAGGAAGAACCCGGGCATGCCGTCGATGCCCGCAGGTGTATTTTTTAGGCCGTTTCGGCAACCGCCGCAAGGCGTGCGAGAACCGTTGCGAGGAGCCGGTACACCTTCCCGATGGAGACGACCGTCACCGATTCGCGGTGCGTATGGGCGTCCGAGATGTCGGGCCCGACGGCGATGATGTCTGCATCCTCGATTTTGCGGGCAAACTGGGCTGCCTCGAGCCCGGCATGGAGCGCACGGACCTCGGGGTCGGTTCCGAAGAGATCGCGGTAGGCCGCAGCCATCACCTCCCGCAGGGGGGAGTCATCCCGGCGCTTCCAGGCGGGGGAGACCCCGAGAGTCTCCACAGGGATATCCGCCCCGCGGCCGATGGCACGCAGCCGCTCCCCGACGGCGGCGAGCTCCCCGTCGTCGTTGCTGCGGGCAGAGATACTGATGGACATGATGCCCGCCGACTCGGTGCAGAGGGCGGGGTTTGCCGAGGTGGCAACGAGTCCGGGGATGGCGGCGTCCATGGCAAGCACACCGGAGGGAAGGGCGGCGAGAAGATTCACCATTATCAGGGCGGCCTCCGGCAGGAGGACGCTCTCCTGCGGGGAGGCGGGGAATATCCGGATGCGGAGGTCCGGGTCCTTTTCCCGGTATTCGGCCCTGACAAGGCGTTCCTCCTCCCGGATGAGACGCGATGCAGTCCCGCGGGCGGCACCGTCGAGGCCGATGACCGCCACCGCGTGGCCGGGAATCACATTCGCACGCTCCCCGCAGGTGACGGACGCAACCGCACACCCCGTCTCCCGCATCAGTTCGGTGAGGATGCCACCGAGAAGGATGAGGGCATTTGCCCGGCCGGCATCGGCCTCGATGCCCGAATGGCCTCCCCGTCCCCCCGCAACCTCGATGGTCTGCCAGCTCACGTCCCCGCCGACACGGATACGGGGGGCGGGCACCGAGAATCGTGCCTCCATCATTCCCGCAGAACTGACGGTGAACGCCCCTTCCTCCTCGTCGTCGAGGTTGATGATGGTCGTTCCGGCAACGGAGGCAGGATCGAGTGACTCTGCGCCGTGCATGGTCGTCTCCTCCTCGGTCGTCGCGATCAGCTGGAGCCGTGGATGGACGAGGTCCGGGTCGGCGAGAAGGGCAAGACCGATCGCAAGGCCGATGCCGTTGTCGGCCCCGAGCGATGTGCCGCGGGCCCGGATGACGCCGTTCTCCTCGTACCAGTCGATACCCTCGCGGGCGAAGTCATGCTCCTCACCCGGCGCCGCCACGCAGACCATGTCCATATGTGCCTGTAGAACGACCGCAGGGGCGTCCTTCTTTCCGGCCGACGCCGCCTTTTCAAGAAATACATTCCCAGCCCCGTCCTGACGGGCAGTGCAGCCGTGCTCTTCCCCCCATCGCATCAGGTGTGCCGCGAGCTCCGCTTCCCCCCCCGAACAGTGCGGGTACGCCGCCAGCTCTCCGAAGAGCTGCACCACCCGCCGTGCATCCTGTCCGCCTGCCGTCTCCTCTGTCGCTGAGCCGTCTGTCATGTCCGTCACGTCTGAACAGTGATCTTCTCTCAATACAGAAGAGAGTATCCATCCACGGCGGGAAAGCCGGGAAATCAACCGGAAGAACACAGGAGGGCGTTTAGGGCAGAGCCCCGGCGCGGCGGAGGAGGAGAACCGGCAGTACGGGTCTTTAAGGGCACGCCGGAGACTGTTGACATGTCAACAGTTATACCCGCTGAGAGCGACCTTTCTCAATGCAACCGGACGAATCCCTCCCGTCGGACCTCCCCGTCGGAGCCCTCATCTCCGTCCTCTACCGTCATAGGAACATGCTCATCAATGCCCGCATGGCACACCTTGGCATCTCGGCCGGGACCTTCCCGCCGCTGATGTACCTCTCCCACCACCCGGATGCCACGCAGGACGACATTGCGATGCGACTGTGCATCGACAAGGCCGCGATTGCACGGGCCTTCCGGAAACTTGAGGAGGAGGGGATCGTCCGGAGAATGCCGGATGAGGAGAACCGCAGAAAGGTGCGGCTCCTCCTCACGGAGAAGGGGGGGGCCACGGTCCGTGAGAGCACCGCCATCGCGGACGCCATCGACCAGGAGATCACGGCAGGCCTGACCAGAGCCGCCCACGGGCAGTTCGTGGCGTCCCTCCGGACAGTGGCGCAAACAATCATTCACCTGTAATAACAGCACCAGCACGGATATTCCATGACACACCACCATACCGACGCACCACCAGAGAGCGGGGCCGCCGCTCACACCACGAATACGCCATCCAGCACCTCTCAACCATCCCCCACACGGGGCGTCTCCATACTCACCGGCGATCCGAAAAAGGCTATTCTGAAACTCTCAGGCCCGATGATCGTCGCGATGTTTCTCCTGATGGTCTACAACATCGTCGATGCGATTTGGGTGGCGGGGCTTGGCGCCGACGCACTCGCGGCGATCGGGTTCTTTACGCCGATCTTCCTGATCCTCATCGGTCTCGGAAACGGCATAGGCTCGGGAGTGACTGCAGCGATCGCCCGTCACATCGGTGCCCGGGATAAGGCTTCCGCGGACAACACCACGATGCATGCCTTTCTCATCACGGGTATCCTCTCGATCGTCCTGACCGTCGTCCTCCTCGCATGCCTCGAACCCCTTCTCGTCCTCATCGGGGCGGGGCCAACTCTCGACCTTGCATTGGAATACGGCACCATCGTGCTTGCCGGGACCGTCTTCGTCCTCTTCACGAACATAGGCTACGGGATTCTCCGTGCCGAGGGTGACATGAAACGGACGATGTACGCCCTTGCCGCCTCCTCGGTCCTCAACCTCGTCCTCGACCCGATCTTCATCTACACCCTCGGGATGGGCATTGCCGGGGCGGCCGTCGCCACCGTGATCTCCGTTGCCGCGGTCTCGGGGGTCCTTGTCTACTGGTTTGTGATACGAAGGGACACCTATGTGGACATCCACCGGAGGAGCTTCTCCTACAGTCCTGTCATCATCAGGGACATCCTCAGCGTCGGATTGCCGGCGAGCGCGGAGTTCATGCTGATGTCCCTCGTTGCGGTCGTGATGAACAGCCTCCTCGTCTTCATCGCCGGGACGGATGCGGTTGCGGTCTACACCGCCGGATGGCGGGTCATCCAGTTTGCGATGGTTCCCCTGATCGCCATCGGTACCGCGGTGATCGCGGTCGCAGGCGCCCTCTACGGAGCCCGGCGCATCTCAGACCTGAAAGTGGTCCATACCTATTCGGTCGGCATCGGCACCGCGGCATCCCTTGCGATGAGCGTGCTTACGTGGGTGTTTGCATCGCAGATCGCGATGGTATTCTGCTACACGGAGGAGAGCGCCCACCTGCTGCCGGAACTGACCGCCTTCCTGCGCACGATGTGCTTCCTCTACCCCTTCATTCCGATCGGTATCATGTCCTCGAACATCTTCCAGGCGATAGGAAGGGGACTTACCTCGTTCATCCTCGCCTTCATGCGAAACGTGATTCTCATCATCGTCTTTGCAGCTCTTCTGGGGCTTGTCCTCGGGCTGGGGGAGAGGGGAATCTGGTGGGGCATCATTGCAGGAGACGTGGTGGGAGGTATCCTTGCCTACTCATGGGCCGTCCTCGCCATTCGCCGGCTGAATAAGGAAGTTTCGGAGGCGACGGAGGAGAGGGCGGCATAACCTCCTTCTTCTCCCATGCGGTGCTCCTTTGCCGGAGAGGGGGCC is a window from the Methanovulcanius yangii genome containing:
- the pepD gene encoding beta-Ala-His dipeptidase, with translation MTDGSATEETAGGQDARRVVQLFGELAAYPHCSGGEAELAAHLMRWGEEHGCTARQDGAGNVFLEKAASAGKKDAPAVVLQAHMDMVCVAAPGEEHDFAREGIDWYEENGVIRARGTSLGADNGIGLAIGLALLADPDLVHPRLQLIATTEEETTMHGAESLDPASVAGTTIINLDDEEEGAFTVSSAGMMEARFSVPAPRIRVGGDVSWQTIEVAGGRGGHSGIEADAGRANALILLGGILTELMRETGCAVASVTCGERANVIPGHAVAVIGLDGAARGTASRLIREEERLVRAEYREKDPDLRIRIFPASPQESVLLPEAALIMVNLLAALPSGVLAMDAAIPGLVATSANPALCTESAGIMSISISARSNDDGELAAVGERLRAIGRGADIPVETLGVSPAWKRRDDSPLREVMAAAYRDLFGTDPEVRALHAGLEAAQFARKIEDADIIAVGPDISDAHTHRESVTVVSIGKVYRLLATVLARLAAVAETA
- a CDS encoding MarR family winged helix-turn-helix transcriptional regulator, with product MQPDESLPSDLPVGALISVLYRHRNMLINARMAHLGISAGTFPPLMYLSHHPDATQDDIAMRLCIDKAAIARAFRKLEEEGIVRRMPDEENRRKVRLLLTEKGGATVRESTAIADAIDQEITAGLTRAAHGQFVASLRTVAQTIIHL
- a CDS encoding MATE family efflux transporter — protein: MTHHHTDAPPESGAAAHTTNTPSSTSQPSPTRGVSILTGDPKKAILKLSGPMIVAMFLLMVYNIVDAIWVAGLGADALAAIGFFTPIFLILIGLGNGIGSGVTAAIARHIGARDKASADNTTMHAFLITGILSIVLTVVLLACLEPLLVLIGAGPTLDLALEYGTIVLAGTVFVLFTNIGYGILRAEGDMKRTMYALAASSVLNLVLDPIFIYTLGMGIAGAAVATVISVAAVSGVLVYWFVIRRDTYVDIHRRSFSYSPVIIRDILSVGLPASAEFMLMSLVAVVMNSLLVFIAGTDAVAVYTAGWRVIQFAMVPLIAIGTAVIAVAGALYGARRISDLKVVHTYSVGIGTAASLAMSVLTWVFASQIAMVFCYTEESAHLLPELTAFLRTMCFLYPFIPIGIMSSNIFQAIGRGLTSFILAFMRNVILIIVFAALLGLVLGLGERGIWWGIIAGDVVGGILAYSWAVLAIRRLNKEVSEATEERAA